One genomic region from Thermoplasmata archaeon encodes:
- a CDS encoding tryptophan--tRNA ligase, translating to MPEDFVVTPWEVKGSIDYDRLVTQFGTERITPELLERIRRHAGGLHLMLRRGIFYSHRDVTWILDEFEKGHPFALYTGRGPSSGIHIGHMLPWFFTRWLQEKFKATLYFQITDDEKFLFKDFDDLSQATKVGYDNILDIIAMGFDPKLTRILIDTEYIHRLYPIAVQAAKRITFSTTQAVFGFTNSNNIGEIFYTSIQAAPAFLPSVLAKKSVPVLIPCGIDQDPHFRVARDVAPKLGYPKPALIHNKLLMSLQGPTAKMSASIPESSIFTTDSERVAEHKIKNAFTGGRTTVEEQRRLGANPDICPIFNFYEYIFDPDDAHLAEVERTCRSGERLCGECKQELWGLVRPFLKKHHEAREKAKDRVEEFVVRD from the coding sequence AACGGATCACGCCCGAGCTGCTCGAGCGCATCCGGCGTCATGCGGGTGGCCTCCACCTCATGCTGCGGCGCGGCATCTTCTACAGCCACCGCGACGTGACCTGGATTCTCGACGAATTCGAGAAGGGGCACCCGTTCGCCCTCTACACGGGGCGAGGTCCTTCGAGCGGAATCCACATCGGCCACATGCTCCCCTGGTTCTTCACCCGGTGGCTCCAGGAGAAGTTCAAGGCGACGCTCTACTTCCAGATCACCGACGACGAGAAGTTCCTGTTCAAGGATTTCGACGATCTCTCTCAGGCGACCAAGGTCGGGTATGACAACATCCTGGACATCATCGCCATGGGCTTCGACCCCAAGCTCACGCGGATCCTCATCGACACGGAGTATATCCACCGGCTGTACCCGATCGCCGTGCAGGCGGCAAAGCGGATCACCTTCTCGACCACCCAAGCCGTTTTCGGTTTCACCAACTCGAACAACATCGGCGAGATCTTCTACACGAGCATCCAGGCCGCCCCGGCCTTTCTGCCGAGCGTGTTGGCGAAGAAATCAGTCCCGGTCCTGATCCCGTGCGGTATCGACCAAGATCCCCACTTCCGCGTGGCGCGCGACGTCGCGCCGAAACTCGGCTACCCGAAACCGGCGCTCATCCACAACAAGCTCCTGATGAGCCTCCAGGGACCGACCGCGAAGATGTCCGCGTCGATCCCCGAATCGAGCATCTTCACCACGGATTCGGAGAGGGTGGCTGAGCACAAGATCAAGAACGCCTTTACGGGAGGCCGTACGACCGTGGAGGAGCAGCGTCGCCTGGGCGCGAACCCGGATATCTGCCCGATCTTCAACTTCTACGAGTATATCTTCGATCCGGACGACGCTCACCTGGCCGAGGTCGAAAGGACCTGCCGGTCCGGCGAGCGTCTCTGCGGGGAATGCAAGCAGGAGCTGTGGGGCCTCGTGAGGCCGTTCCTGAAGAAGCACCACGAGGCGCGCGAGAAGGCCAAGGACCGCGTCGAGGAGTTCGTCGTCCGCGACTGA